The following proteins are encoded in a genomic region of Propionispora vibrioides:
- a CDS encoding MurR/RpiR family transcriptional regulator, with translation MENYATIMAINNAYPDLFEQERKVAEYILKNPEAVTNMSVTELAEKSNVSDATIIRFSKKVGFKGFYHFKISLAKDIIDPETKISTHIDVENIKASIDNIFSYKIEEIKKTADVIDTTSVKNCIDLIVNCDSLYFFAAGNSNPVAVYAAYQFSQAGIKTVVNITPEMQINAAFSMGENDVAFGISNSGSTRMMLDVFEITQKRKIKSICITSYAKSPLAQLSDCTLHTVMTEKIFFEAFSSSRMMPMVVIDALLLLLSKNKTIDAYKHNSNCEQYLAKYKY, from the coding sequence TTGGAAAACTACGCCACAATTATGGCGATCAATAATGCATATCCGGATTTATTTGAACAAGAGAGAAAAGTGGCTGAATATATTTTGAAGAATCCGGAAGCTGTTACTAATATGAGTGTTACCGAGCTGGCGGAAAAGAGTAATGTAAGTGATGCCACGATTATTCGTTTTTCTAAGAAGGTTGGTTTCAAGGGATTTTATCATTTTAAGATTTCTTTAGCTAAAGATATTATTGATCCGGAAACAAAAATTTCGACTCATATAGATGTTGAAAATATTAAAGCATCAATAGATAATATTTTTTCCTATAAAATTGAAGAAATTAAGAAAACAGCTGATGTTATAGATACGACTAGTGTGAAAAATTGTATCGATTTGATCGTTAACTGTGATTCCTTGTATTTTTTTGCGGCAGGTAATTCAAACCCGGTTGCGGTTTATGCCGCATATCAATTCTCGCAGGCAGGTATTAAGACGGTTGTCAATATAACGCCGGAAATGCAAATCAATGCGGCTTTTTCTATGGGAGAAAATGATGTAGCCTTTGGCATATCAAATTCCGGAAGCACCCGTATGATGCTGGATGTGTTTGAAATTACTCAGAAGCGAAAGATAAAGAGCATTTGCATTACAAGCTATGCAAAATCACCGCTGGCGCAATTAAGTGACTGTACTTTACATACGGTAATGACAGAAAAGATATTTTTCGAGGCCTTTAGCTCTTCGCGTATGATGCCCATGGTTGTCATCGATGCATTGTTACTCTTACTATCCAAGAATAAAACAATTGATGCCTATAAACATAACAGTAACTGTGAGCAATATTTAGCAAAGTATAAATATTGA
- a CDS encoding ABC transporter permease has translation MWDNKKNFFKLLSVLSPFTLLLLWELSSRAGLIDTRLFSSPSHILQAFIPLLVSGDLPYNTWISVQRIILGFIAGSLPGILIGISMGLSPFVRSTFEPLISATYPIPKLALMPLILLIFGLGETSKVFTIAIGVFYLVVINTMVGVLTIDKIYLDVAKNFGASRKDFYLTVALPGALPTIFAGLKLGMGMALILIVAAELSAAKAGIGWMIWRAYDMFDIEQMFAALITLSILGYIFSLLLDLIERLALPWKQS, from the coding sequence ATGTGGGATAACAAAAAAAATTTTTTCAAATTGTTATCTGTACTGTCCCCTTTTACTTTGCTGTTATTATGGGAACTCAGTTCACGAGCCGGTCTGATTGATACCAGATTGTTCTCCAGTCCAAGCCACATTTTGCAAGCTTTCATTCCGCTACTGGTTTCCGGAGACTTGCCCTATAATACCTGGATCAGCGTACAGCGTATTATTTTAGGGTTTATTGCCGGATCACTTCCGGGCATCCTGATCGGTATCAGCATGGGGCTGTCACCATTTGTCCGTTCAACTTTTGAGCCGTTAATCAGTGCTACCTATCCTATTCCCAAACTGGCACTTATGCCGTTAATCCTATTGATTTTCGGCTTAGGGGAAACCTCCAAGGTTTTCACCATTGCCATCGGAGTTTTTTATCTGGTAGTTATTAATACGATGGTGGGGGTTCTCACAATCGACAAAATCTATTTAGATGTAGCAAAGAATTTTGGTGCCAGCCGGAAAGACTTTTACCTAACAGTAGCCTTACCGGGAGCATTGCCTACTATATTTGCCGGTTTAAAACTAGGAATGGGAATGGCTCTTATTTTAATCGTGGCCGCCGAACTGTCTGCAGCTAAGGCAGGTATCGGCTGGATGATCTGGCGGGCCTACGATATGTTTGACATCGAGCAAATGTTTGCGGCGTTAATTACACTTTCTATTCTTGGCTATATATTTTCATTGTTATTGGATCTGATTGAACGCTTGGCACTTCCTTGGAAACAATCTTAG
- the hxlB gene encoding 6-phospho-3-hexuloisomerase, translating into MGIRKYENIVLDELNTTLNRIDENAVEEAIRILKQANKVFVLGLGRTGLMGKSFAMRLMHMGKDAYVVGETITPNLEDGDVLIVGSGSGETKGLVQMAEKAKSYQGRVIALTATPNSTITRIADVSIVIQAPTKNKDESDFVSVQPMASLYEQSILLLCDSMILELMDMAEENNDEMFKRHSNLE; encoded by the coding sequence ATGGGAATTCGAAAATATGAGAATATTGTTTTAGATGAATTGAATACGACGCTAAATCGAATTGATGAAAATGCGGTGGAAGAGGCTATTCGTATCTTGAAACAAGCGAATAAGGTTTTTGTTTTGGGATTAGGACGTACTGGTCTTATGGGAAAATCTTTTGCGATGCGTCTCATGCATATGGGTAAAGACGCCTATGTTGTTGGTGAAACAATCACACCGAATTTAGAAGATGGCGATGTGCTGATCGTAGGCTCGGGCTCAGGTGAAACCAAAGGGCTTGTGCAGATGGCGGAAAAAGCGAAATCCTATCAGGGCAGAGTAATTGCCCTGACAGCTACACCAAATTCGACTATTACAAGGATTGCCGATGTGAGCATCGTTATCCAAGCGCCGACTAAAAATAAAGATGAAAGTGATTTTGTATCGGTGCAGCCAATGGCATCTTTGTATGAGCAAAGTATTTTACTGCTCTGTGATTCCATGATTTTAGAACTTATGGACATGGCGGAAGAAAATAATGATGAGATGTTTAAGCGGCACTCAAATTTAGAATAA
- a CDS encoding response regulator: MARILVCDDSAFMRMMLKRQLTEDGHEIVGEAGDGKQAIEMYFKVRPDITTMDITMPGLDGIQAVKHIHEEDPLAKIIMVTALGQRAIITDALKAGASDFIIKPFEPEQVRVTINKILAELKK, encoded by the coding sequence ATGGCAAGGATATTAGTTTGTGATGATTCGGCTTTTATGCGCATGATGTTAAAACGGCAATTAACGGAAGACGGGCACGAAATTGTCGGGGAAGCTGGTGACGGAAAGCAAGCAATTGAAATGTATTTTAAAGTTAGACCGGATATAACGACCATGGACATAACCATGCCAGGGTTGGATGGCATACAGGCTGTCAAGCATATACACGAGGAAGACCCGCTGGCTAAAATTATTATGGTAACAGCATTGGGACAGCGAGCGATTATCACTGATGCGCTGAAAGCCGGGGCATCGGACTTTATCATAAAACCATTTGAACCGGAACAGGTAAGAGTAACAATAAATAAGATATTAGCTGAACTAAAAAAATAA
- a CDS encoding aspartyl-phosphate phosphatase Spo0E family protein, protein MKMEKLLQIIERLRKRLNTKGKDRQLTDEDVILLSTKLDRFLNKLINLEQNKQKGTLLYRNAGMLSDKAES, encoded by the coding sequence ATGAAGATGGAAAAGCTGTTGCAAATTATTGAAAGGTTAAGAAAACGGTTAAATACGAAAGGAAAAGACAGGCAGTTGACAGACGAGGATGTTATTCTGCTTAGTACCAAGTTAGACAGATTCCTGAATAAACTGATTAACCTGGAACAGAACAAACAAAAAGGAACATTGTTGTATAGAAATGCTGGTATGTTGAGTGATAAAGCTGAATCGTGA
- a CDS encoding ABC transporter substrate-binding protein: protein MRKVLWAKLAILLIAILLITACGSQPATNSNHLKNAPAWAAGLNPLAQETTVKVGMKQAVSDAGILIGMAKGYYKDLGITIEPIQFNSGQEMINQLAAGQLDVGATVSASGLLNAMSRDIPVKIVADKGINVPGKGYYRLVIRKDLVDSLKDYSDLKGKRIAIVGTASLDEIALSRVLQKANLTTQDIDLQVIRSFPDMLVSLSNKSIDAAMVIEPFIVQGIEKGILDPWKDPVEYDPDAQTALLVFGTSLTKNPDVANRFMTAYIKALRDYNDAFFKDLNKAEIVSILSRYSVVKDPQLYDKMFPTGLNPDGYVRTKGIEMDLAWYRQHNLLKSDIQFEDAVDNQYVDFALHILGKYQ, encoded by the coding sequence ATGAGAAAAGTTTTGTGGGCTAAGCTTGCAATACTGCTCATAGCCATACTGCTGATTACCGCCTGCGGTTCCCAGCCGGCAACTAACTCAAACCACCTAAAGAATGCACCGGCCTGGGCTGCTGGTCTCAATCCTCTGGCACAAGAAACAACGGTAAAAGTCGGCATGAAACAAGCAGTCTCCGATGCCGGCATCTTAATCGGCATGGCTAAAGGATACTATAAAGATCTTGGTATTACTATTGAACCTATCCAATTTAATTCCGGTCAGGAAATGATCAATCAACTGGCCGCAGGCCAGTTGGATGTGGGAGCAACAGTAAGCGCTTCCGGTTTACTTAATGCAATGTCTAGAGATATCCCGGTTAAAATCGTGGCCGATAAAGGGATTAATGTACCTGGCAAAGGTTATTACCGTTTGGTCATTCGCAAAGATCTGGTTGATTCACTCAAGGATTACAGCGACCTAAAGGGAAAGCGCATAGCAATTGTAGGTACGGCCTCCCTGGATGAAATAGCCTTATCCCGGGTATTGCAAAAAGCTAATTTGACAACGCAGGACATTGATTTACAAGTCATTCGCTCCTTTCCCGACATGCTGGTTTCATTGAGCAACAAGAGCATTGACGCCGCGATGGTCATTGAACCATTTATTGTACAAGGCATAGAAAAAGGCATCCTTGATCCCTGGAAAGATCCTGTCGAATATGATCCGGATGCGCAAACAGCCTTGCTTGTTTTCGGTACCAGCCTGACGAAAAACCCCGATGTGGCCAATCGCTTTATGACTGCCTATATCAAAGCCTTGCGTGATTACAACGACGCTTTTTTCAAAGATCTGAATAAAGCTGAGATTGTATCCATCCTTTCCCGATATTCTGTTGTAAAAGACCCTCAACTATATGACAAAATGTTTCCTACCGGCTTAAATCCTGATGGCTATGTCCGTACCAAAGGAATAGAAATGGATCTTGCCTGGTATAGGCAGCACAATCTATTAAAGTCCGACATTCAGTTTGAAGATGCCGTTGACAATCAATATGTAGATTTCGCACTACATATTCTGGGAAAATATCAATAA
- a CDS encoding transketolase has product MEQFDLKEIAKKIRINIIESLVEAKSGHPGGSLSLADIMAVLYFKKMNINPASPKDVNRDRLVLSKGHAAPVLYAALAERGYFPKENLKFLRKFGAMLQGHPDMKLTPGVDISTGSLGQGLSAANGMALAAKLDKKDYKVYVILGDGECQEGQIWEAAMSAAHYKLNNVIAFLDHNGLQIDGTNDEVMSLGSVTDKFKAFGWNVIMIDGHNLAEIEAAIEAACRSQEKPTMIVAKTVKGKGVSFMENQAGWHGTAPNAEEGEKAIKELTGGMGP; this is encoded by the coding sequence ATGGAACAGTTTGATTTAAAAGAAATAGCCAAGAAAATTAGAATTAATATTATTGAATCACTCGTTGAAGCAAAGTCAGGGCATCCAGGCGGTTCGCTATCCTTAGCGGACATCATGGCCGTACTGTATTTCAAAAAAATGAATATAAATCCAGCCAGCCCCAAGGATGTGAATCGGGACAGACTGGTGCTATCCAAAGGCCATGCCGCGCCGGTATTATATGCGGCCCTAGCTGAAAGGGGTTATTTTCCGAAAGAAAATCTAAAATTCTTACGCAAATTTGGCGCCATGCTGCAAGGCCATCCCGATATGAAATTAACACCGGGTGTAGATATCTCCACAGGCTCGTTAGGGCAAGGACTTTCAGCGGCCAATGGTATGGCACTGGCAGCTAAACTGGATAAAAAAGACTATAAAGTGTATGTAATTCTTGGTGATGGAGAATGTCAGGAAGGGCAGATTTGGGAAGCTGCCATGAGTGCGGCGCATTATAAATTGAATAATGTGATTGCATTTTTGGATCATAATGGTCTCCAGATTGACGGTACAAATGATGAAGTCATGAGCCTTGGTTCCGTGACTGATAAATTTAAGGCTTTTGGTTGGAATGTCATTATGATTGATGGACATAACCTTGCTGAAATTGAAGCGGCCATTGAAGCGGCCTGCCGGAGCCAGGAAAAGCCGACGATGATTGTGGCGAAAACCGTTAAGGGTAAAGGCGTGTCGTTTATGGAAAATCAAGCCGGTTGGCATGGCACTGCACCGAACGCGGAAGAAGGCGAAAAGGCCATAAAAGAATTGACAGGAGGAATGGGGCCATGA
- a CDS encoding PTS transporter subunit IIABC, giving the protein MFKSFFMKFVNKITNIGGSLQTPIAILPAAGLLLALGVVFTNKSFLEMMPMVDTPTVHHIFSVALQCGAIIFGNLPLIFAAGVAIGLCNNDGVAALSAIVAYLIMNVTIGGLLGITPEIVTTSRAYVNMLGIPTLQTGVLGGIIIGVLVSSIYNRFFDIRLPKALEFFAGKRSVPIISAFSAFFVGVIMCVIWPPIQEQIDALSLFLQNSNGAVAGFMFGFVERLTIPFGMNHVWWPTFWLQAGEYVTQSGKIVHGDQLIFFAQLADNVPITSGRFMNGLFLLKMFSMPAVALAMYHCAKPENKAKVAGILMSGAITSFVCGITEPLEFCFIFTAPLLFFVYAIVTGMGFAVMNMIGVHLGLSFSGGLLDYVFFNVLPNRTSWWLLLPVGVIAFAVYYLMFIFAIRKFDYKTPGREDVVEDEQENELGDIELINGIIKALGGAENIKHVNACYSRLRVDVKDTACVRKDEFQQHLKASGVSILGQNVQVIYGMKAVAIKEGVLAMLRGQTIVGDKISRVEGDINISTAPRKLQDMVSPYAGNIMPLDRVPDEVFSKKMVGDGFAIELTDSRVDAPVNATVISIFPTKHAISLLDENQNEILLHLGLNTVNLSGEGFEIFVTPGEKVMAGQLLAKVDLEVLRKNNLSAVSPIIFTNMDAQKLQVCNVKQGKVLRGDKKLFAIEAI; this is encoded by the coding sequence TTGTTTAAATCATTTTTCATGAAATTCGTAAATAAGATTACGAATATTGGCGGGTCACTACAGACACCCATTGCCATTCTACCGGCAGCAGGTCTTTTATTAGCATTAGGTGTGGTTTTTACTAATAAGAGCTTCCTGGAAATGATGCCAATGGTAGATACTCCGACAGTCCATCATATATTTTCTGTTGCCCTGCAATGCGGTGCCATTATTTTCGGAAATTTACCATTAATTTTTGCAGCAGGTGTCGCTATTGGTCTTTGCAATAATGATGGTGTTGCAGCATTATCCGCTATTGTAGCCTATTTAATTATGAATGTAACGATTGGCGGACTATTAGGGATTACTCCGGAAATTGTTACAACCTCCCGGGCCTACGTGAATATGCTCGGTATTCCAACCTTACAGACCGGCGTATTAGGTGGTATTATCATCGGAGTACTCGTATCCAGTATTTATAATCGCTTTTTTGATATCAGATTACCTAAAGCTTTGGAATTTTTCGCCGGGAAAAGAAGCGTGCCAATTATTTCAGCATTTAGTGCTTTCTTTGTTGGTGTTATCATGTGCGTTATTTGGCCTCCTATCCAGGAACAAATTGATGCATTATCCCTTTTTCTGCAGAACAGCAATGGCGCTGTGGCTGGTTTTATGTTCGGCTTTGTCGAGCGCCTTACGATTCCGTTTGGCATGAATCACGTATGGTGGCCGACTTTCTGGTTGCAAGCCGGTGAATATGTAACTCAGTCCGGTAAGATTGTACATGGCGATCAATTGATTTTCTTTGCCCAACTAGCGGATAATGTGCCCATTACTTCGGGGCGCTTTATGAACGGTCTGTTTCTCTTAAAAATGTTCTCCATGCCGGCGGTAGCGCTTGCGATGTATCATTGCGCCAAACCAGAAAATAAAGCTAAAGTTGCAGGGATATTGATGTCAGGTGCGATAACCTCCTTCGTTTGCGGTATTACTGAGCCGTTGGAATTTTGCTTCATCTTTACGGCGCCGCTTCTCTTTTTCGTCTATGCAATTGTTACCGGTATGGGCTTTGCCGTTATGAATATGATTGGTGTGCATTTGGGGCTGTCATTCTCAGGCGGTTTGCTGGACTATGTATTTTTCAATGTTCTGCCCAACCGTACGTCTTGGTGGTTGCTTTTGCCCGTCGGTGTAATCGCTTTTGCCGTTTACTATCTAATGTTTATCTTTGCAATTCGAAAATTTGACTATAAGACACCGGGCCGTGAGGATGTCGTTGAGGATGAACAGGAAAATGAGCTCGGTGATATTGAGCTCATCAATGGGATAATCAAGGCACTTGGCGGTGCAGAGAATATCAAACATGTTAATGCCTGCTATTCGCGGTTACGGGTAGATGTTAAGGATACGGCTTGTGTTAGAAAGGATGAGTTTCAACAGCATTTAAAAGCCTCGGGAGTAAGTATTCTTGGCCAGAACGTCCAGGTTATTTATGGTATGAAGGCTGTAGCGATAAAAGAAGGGGTGCTCGCGATGTTGCGCGGCCAGACTATTGTTGGCGATAAAATTTCTCGTGTTGAAGGGGATATCAATATCAGTACTGCCCCACGAAAACTGCAGGATATGGTTTCACCCTATGCCGGAAATATTATGCCGCTTGATCGAGTTCCCGATGAGGTTTTTAGTAAAAAAATGGTTGGTGACGGCTTTGCTATTGAGCTTACGGACAGCAGGGTCGATGCACCTGTCAATGCCACAGTTATCAGTATCTTTCCCACAAAGCATGCGATTTCTTTGCTTGATGAAAACCAGAATGAAATCTTACTCCATTTGGGACTGAATACAGTCAACCTTAGTGGAGAAGGGTTTGAAATTTTTGTAACGCCCGGTGAAAAGGTAATGGCAGGGCAATTGTTAGCTAAAGTAGATCTTGAAGTACTGCGTAAAAATAACCTTTCGGCAGTTTCACCGATTATTTTTACTAATATGGATGCGCAGAAACTGCAGGTCTGCAACGTAAAGCAAGGCAAGGTCCTGCGCGGGGATAAAAAGTTATTTGCGATTGAAGCTATATAG
- a CDS encoding ACT domain-containing protein produces the protein MIIQQVSVFLENQPGTLIGVLTVLKENGVNIRALSLADTADFGILRLIVDDPQALTEILRKAGLTAKLTAVLAVTVKDRPGDLAEQIEKLAEASINIEYMYAFAAVNDKDAHVALKVDDVVKAEQILG, from the coding sequence ATGATTATCCAACAAGTATCTGTGTTTTTAGAGAACCAACCAGGGACGCTGATTGGTGTTTTGACTGTATTGAAAGAAAATGGCGTAAACATCCGGGCCTTATCTTTGGCTGACACAGCGGATTTTGGTATTTTGCGGTTAATTGTCGATGATCCGCAGGCTTTGACGGAGATTTTACGGAAGGCTGGGTTGACTGCCAAGCTTACTGCTGTTTTGGCGGTAACAGTAAAAGACCGTCCCGGTGATTTAGCCGAACAAATAGAAAAATTGGCCGAGGCCTCCATTAATATCGAATATATGTACGCCTTTGCTGCAGTTAATGACAAAGATGCGCATGTGGCATTAAAAGTGGATGATGTTGTCAAGGCCGAACAGATACTGGGATAG
- a CDS encoding ABC transporter ATP-binding protein has product MNNHNRILLKNVSKIFPAPSGTVTALQDISVEIKENEFFCIVGPSGCGKTTLLRILAGLSEASAGSITIATTQKDRPVNSMVFQEQSIFPWMTVLDNVGYGLRMRGIPKKERDQIAKRYIEMIGLTRFTNSYPSQLSGGMKQRVSVARAFANDPEILLMDEPFAALDEQNRIILQEELLRIWETTQKTTVFITHSLDEAICLSDRILIMTANPGTVKEIITVDLPRPRDIIAIRTTAEYNQIFQTVWSMLREEVLKRNE; this is encoded by the coding sequence ATGAATAACCATAACCGTATACTTTTAAAAAATGTCAGCAAAATCTTTCCTGCCCCATCCGGGACAGTCACTGCATTACAAGATATATCCGTTGAAATTAAGGAAAACGAATTTTTTTGCATTGTAGGCCCCAGTGGCTGCGGCAAAACCACATTATTGCGTATTCTAGCCGGATTAAGCGAAGCATCGGCCGGCAGTATTACCATCGCAACGACACAGAAAGACCGGCCTGTCAATTCCATGGTCTTTCAGGAACAGTCCATCTTTCCTTGGATGACGGTCTTAGATAACGTGGGATATGGGCTAAGAATGCGCGGCATCCCTAAAAAAGAAAGAGACCAGATTGCCAAGCGATACATCGAGATGATTGGCTTAACCAGATTTACCAATTCGTATCCCAGCCAATTATCCGGCGGAATGAAGCAGCGGGTCAGTGTTGCCCGCGCTTTTGCCAATGATCCGGAAATCCTCCTCATGGATGAGCCCTTTGCCGCATTGGATGAACAAAACAGAATCATCCTTCAGGAGGAACTACTGCGCATCTGGGAAACTACCCAAAAAACCACAGTTTTCATTACACACAGCCTGGATGAAGCCATCTGCCTCAGTGACCGCATTTTAATCATGACCGCCAACCCGGGAACTGTAAAAGAAATCATCACCGTCGACTTACCCCGTCCCCGTGACATCATTGCCATACGAACCACCGCAGAGTACAATCAAATCTTTCAAACAGTCTGGTCTATGTTACGGGAAGAAGTACTAAAAAGAAATGAATAA
- a CDS encoding transketolase family protein, giving the protein MNKATRDAYGSALKKLKDNEQVVVLEADLGHATRSLSFKEVCPERFFNMGIAEANMIGTAAGLATCGKIPFASTFAMFVTGRAYDQVRNSVAYPKLNVKIVGTHAGISVGPDGGTHQCIEDISLMRGIPGMTVIQPADDVEAEAAILAAAGHDGPVYLRLGRSPSPTIHPVDYQFKIGKGEVLKEGKDVTIIATGLMVVKALEAAKILEQENIHATVINMSTIKPLDSELITQAAEDTQRIVTVEEHSVIGGLGNAVSEVLVKNHSVRVQVIGVEDCFGQSGTDKELFENYGLTVENIVKSCKAF; this is encoded by the coding sequence ATGAATAAGGCTACTAGAGATGCCTACGGCAGCGCGTTAAAAAAATTGAAGGATAATGAGCAGGTTGTTGTATTGGAAGCTGATTTAGGTCACGCCACACGGTCATTGAGCTTTAAAGAGGTTTGTCCGGAGCGGTTTTTCAATATGGGAATTGCTGAGGCAAATATGATTGGCACCGCAGCAGGTCTGGCGACTTGTGGTAAAATTCCCTTTGCAAGTACTTTTGCGATGTTCGTGACTGGCCGTGCCTATGATCAAGTGCGCAATTCGGTTGCCTATCCGAAGCTGAATGTCAAGATTGTGGGAACCCATGCGGGAATTTCGGTAGGGCCTGATGGCGGAACCCATCAATGTATCGAAGATATTTCGCTTATGCGGGGAATTCCGGGCATGACAGTCATCCAGCCAGCGGATGACGTGGAGGCAGAAGCGGCAATACTGGCCGCTGCCGGGCATGATGGGCCGGTTTATCTGCGGCTGGGACGAAGCCCGTCGCCAACCATCCACCCAGTGGATTATCAATTTAAAATTGGTAAGGGAGAAGTTTTGAAAGAGGGCAAAGACGTTACGATTATTGCAACTGGCCTTATGGTTGTGAAAGCTTTGGAAGCTGCTAAAATCTTAGAACAAGAAAATATTCATGCAACAGTTATTAACATGAGTACAATTAAGCCGTTAGATAGCGAACTCATTACTCAGGCTGCAGAAGATACTCAAAGAATAGTTACCGTTGAGGAACATAGCGTGATTGGAGGCTTGGGAAATGCTGTGAGCGAAGTTCTGGTAAAAAATCATTCAGTACGGGTTCAGGTGATTGGCGTGGAAGATTGTTTTGGTCAGTCCGGAACTGACAAGGAACTTTTTGAGAATTACGGCTTAACGGTTGAAAATATCGTAAAAAGTTGTAAAGCTTTTTGA
- a CDS encoding phenylacetate--CoA ligase family protein, which yields MYWNQPIETMEVERLRELQAQRLRELVAALYHKSAFYRSRMQERGLLPEDISTLADIAKLPFITKQDMRDNYPYGLFAAPLSEIVRVHASSGTTGRPTVVGYTKKDIGIWSEVMARSLAAAGVTKQSFIQIAYGYGLFTGGLGMHYGAELLGASVIPASSGNTARQILLMKDFGTTAIACTPSYALYIAETMREMGIHPEDTALKVGIFGAEPWSEHMRHEIEEQLGIKAIDIYGLSEIIGPGVACECQVQNGLHINEDHFYPEIINPLTEEVMAEGEKGELVITTLTKEGMPMLRYRTRDLTILRRDICECGRTLVRMGKVLGRSDDMLIIRGVNVFPSQVESVLLSLGQTSPHYQLIVERKDNLDHLTVLVEVTDSMFSDEVRQLETLEHKIKSELSHVLNVSAQVRLVAAKTIERSEGKAKRVIDKRKI from the coding sequence TTGTATTGGAATCAGCCAATTGAGACGATGGAAGTGGAAAGACTTAGAGAATTACAGGCCCAAAGATTACGGGAATTGGTTGCAGCTCTTTATCACAAATCGGCTTTTTATCGTTCCAGAATGCAGGAACGTGGTTTGCTGCCGGAAGATATCTCTACTTTAGCAGATATTGCTAAACTGCCGTTTATAACCAAACAGGATATGCGGGATAATTATCCCTATGGACTGTTTGCCGCTCCATTGAGTGAAATTGTACGGGTTCATGCCTCCAGTGGTACTACCGGCAGGCCGACGGTGGTGGGATATACCAAGAAGGATATTGGCATTTGGTCGGAAGTAATGGCGAGATCTTTGGCTGCGGCCGGTGTTACTAAACAGTCTTTTATACAGATTGCTTACGGCTACGGCCTGTTTACAGGAGGATTGGGGATGCACTATGGTGCAGAGCTATTAGGTGCCTCGGTCATTCCTGCTTCCAGCGGTAATACGGCAAGACAAATTTTGTTGATGAAAGACTTTGGTACTACAGCCATAGCCTGTACACCCTCCTATGCTTTATATATTGCTGAAACCATGCGGGAAATGGGAATTCATCCAGAGGATACGGCATTAAAGGTAGGTATTTTTGGTGCTGAGCCGTGGTCTGAGCATATGCGTCATGAAATTGAAGAGCAATTGGGTATTAAAGCAATCGATATTTATGGTTTAAGTGAAATTATTGGTCCTGGTGTAGCCTGTGAGTGCCAGGTGCAGAACGGCTTGCATATTAATGAAGACCATTTCTATCCTGAAATCATTAATCCCTTAACTGAAGAAGTTATGGCTGAAGGTGAAAAAGGGGAACTTGTCATCACGACGTTAACCAAAGAAGGGATGCCTATGCTCCGTTATCGCACCAGGGATTTAACCATCCTGCGGCGTGATATCTGTGAATGCGGACGGACTTTGGTGCGGATGGGTAAAGTGCTGGGCAGAAGTGATGATATGCTGATCATTCGTGGCGTAAATGTATTCCCTTCCCAGGTAGAAAGTGTGTTGCTCAGTCTGGGGCAGACTTCCCCTCATTATCAGCTTATTGTGGAACGCAAGGATAACCTGGATCATTTAACCGTGCTGGTAGAGGTTACCGACAGTATGTTCTCGGATGAAGTACGCCAACTGGAAACGTTGGAGCATAAAATTAAAAGTGAACTGTCCCATGTGTTGAATGTATCCGCTCAAGTGAGACTGGTGGCAGCTAAGACCATTGAACGGAGTGAGGGAAAGGCCAAACGGGTAATTGATAAACGGAAAATATAG